One stretch of Candidatus Bathyarchaeia archaeon DNA includes these proteins:
- a CDS encoding FtsX-like permease family protein: MSETAFPINDLLRRRLQTGLTVLSLTTCVASTLFLLLFSGQIGLGIASVSQETLTVGVSNVLSQFLVFVSFLFFVVGAVIISFIVFLLMAQRTRDYGLMKATGCPNGLVFGYFFTELLFVTLLGCVLGVAVGFAADYLVLNLGIFHVYNQTPNFWFAPLVFVVFFVFALIFGAKPMFEAARASPIKALSPVQYFGISKETKLKPLSKRALTLRIASRSLFRRKSATIRIVLFLSVVFLLLTVSIAGGIIARDTTSSWLTQATGENTILVADKNLAAQYTQLLLSFSGETANGDFDYSNSQLAAPQALIEDLNKTPNIDNVDARLVWYATILEQSGFTVDPETLATVTLGDHRQSGSLIVGVDADTLGNVPFTKGFFLNGTSDLQAVIGDSIAQTIYIPLTTRSSLGTKTIPSDPLMQGVTVQNVSFKISGVCVDPLNNGNVTYIPLNQLEAITGLSPNLLLLTVASSADFSATLSQIQTLLSQNYPEFVALDLNQVLNENIGFLGSLWNVIMFLPALALAAAAICLISYLMLGIDEQHQEFAILRATGAKPRTIINILAMQSLTVLLASLGVGASLGTITCIIILMANPVVTGFAVLEIVGWLFAALLGMFLVSLYPAVKFAKKPLLKIMS; the protein is encoded by the coding sequence ATGAGTGAAACTGCCTTTCCCATTAACGACTTGCTTCGCCGAAGGCTCCAGACGGGTTTAACCGTGCTCAGCTTGACCACGTGCGTTGCGTCGACGCTGTTTCTTTTGCTCTTCAGCGGACAAATAGGCTTAGGCATTGCTTCTGTTTCTCAAGAAACCCTCACTGTCGGTGTGTCCAATGTGCTCTCACAATTTTTGGTGTTTGTGAGCTTCTTGTTTTTTGTTGTGGGCGCCGTCATTATCTCGTTTATCGTGTTTTTGTTGATGGCTCAACGCACCCGAGACTATGGTTTGATGAAGGCAACAGGCTGCCCCAACGGCCTGGTTTTTGGATACTTCTTCACCGAGCTGCTGTTTGTCACCTTGCTGGGCTGCGTGTTGGGTGTCGCAGTTGGATTTGCCGCAGATTACCTCGTATTAAATCTGGGCATTTTCCACGTTTATAATCAAACACCAAATTTCTGGTTTGCCCCCTTGGTGTTTGTGGTCTTTTTTGTGTTTGCATTAATTTTTGGGGCAAAACCCATGTTTGAAGCTGCACGTGCTTCTCCAATAAAAGCCCTCTCCCCCGTACAATACTTTGGAATAAGCAAAGAAACCAAACTCAAACCCCTGTCCAAAAGAGCCTTAACTTTGCGTATTGCTTCTCGGAGTCTTTTTCGCCGAAAATCGGCAACCATCCGCATCGTACTTTTTCTCTCCGTGGTTTTTCTTCTCTTAACCGTATCCATTGCAGGCGGCATAATTGCCCGCGACACAACTTCCTCTTGGTTAACGCAGGCAACAGGCGAAAACACCATCCTGGTTGCCGACAAAAACCTGGCTGCCCAGTACACGCAGCTGCTTCTCTCTTTTTCAGGAGAGACCGCAAATGGTGACTTTGACTATTCAAACTCCCAACTTGCAGCTCCCCAAGCCTTAATTGAAGACTTGAACAAAACACCAAACATCGACAATGTTGATGCACGGCTGGTTTGGTATGCAACAATTCTTGAGCAAAGCGGATTTACCGTGGATCCGGAAACATTAGCGACGGTTACGTTGGGGGACCATAGGCAAAGTGGCTCACTTATAGTTGGCGTTGACGCCGATACTCTGGGGAATGTGCCCTTTACTAAAGGCTTTTTCCTCAATGGCACCTCCGATTTGCAGGCGGTTATAGGGGACTCTATTGCGCAAACAATTTACATTCCACTCACAACTCGCTCTTCGCTTGGCACCAAAACAATACCTTCAGACCCACTGATGCAAGGCGTAACCGTGCAGAATGTTAGCTTCAAAATCAGCGGCGTCTGCGTAGACCCACTGAACAACGGAAACGTAACCTACATTCCTTTAAACCAGCTCGAAGCAATAACTGGGTTAAGTCCTAACCTTCTGCTACTAACTGTAGCTTCCTCGGCGGATTTTTCGGCGACCCTGTCCCAAATTCAAACGTTGCTAAGCCAGAACTATCCAGAGTTTGTTGCATTAGACCTCAATCAAGTGCTTAACGAGAACATTGGCTTTCTTGGTTCGCTTTGGAATGTGATTATGTTTTTGCCCGCCCTTGCCCTTGCAGCCGCGGCAATTTGCCTAATTAGTTATCTAATGCTTGGAATTGACGAACAACACCAAGAATTCGCCATACTCCGCGCAACCGGAGCCAAACCCCGAACCATTATCAACATCTTGGCAATGCAGAGCCTGACGGTGTTACTTGCCAGCTTGGGCGTAGGGGCGTCGCTTGGGACTATAACATGCATTATAATCTTGATGGCTAACCCTGTTGTTACTGGTTTTGCGGTGCTTGAAATCGTGGGGTGGCTTTTTGCTGCTCTCTTAGGCATGTTCTTGGTTAGTTTGTATCCTGCAGTAAAGTTCGCTAAAAAACCGTTGCTGAAAATCATGTCATAG
- a CDS encoding restriction endonuclease, whose protein sequence is MSIERNLLISLLKMTEKGAVKQEEINIDSKLPKSATSFLLQNLQSQNLVYLEGDKITVNPQSRIKLAVKAVQIGADVENVSNYLSWQEFESIAALALEYNGYTTKKNMRFKHNGRRWEIDVVGCRKPLVLCVDCKHWTHGMHFSTLRKMVEAQSNRVEAFAEFLPNKAADLPCLQWEKAKFIPIILSLVPFGEKFYGQVPVVPVLMLQDFISQVPLHVDSLRHVNRVFSHL, encoded by the coding sequence GTGTCTATTGAGCGGAATCTGTTAATTTCGCTCCTAAAAATGACTGAAAAAGGAGCTGTTAAACAAGAAGAAATCAACATTGACTCGAAGCTGCCCAAATCGGCAACATCATTTTTGCTGCAAAACCTGCAAAGTCAAAACTTAGTTTATCTGGAAGGCGACAAAATAACCGTTAACCCTCAATCTCGAATCAAACTCGCAGTCAAAGCAGTACAAATAGGCGCCGACGTTGAAAACGTAAGTAACTACCTAAGCTGGCAAGAATTTGAATCCATTGCAGCCCTCGCATTAGAATACAACGGATACACCACAAAAAAGAACATGCGTTTTAAGCATAATGGACGTCGCTGGGAAATCGACGTAGTCGGATGCAGAAAACCCTTAGTCCTCTGCGTAGATTGTAAACACTGGACCCATGGCATGCACTTCTCAACCTTACGAAAAATGGTTGAAGCGCAGTCAAACCGGGTCGAGGCATTTGCAGAGTTTCTGCCCAACAAGGCAGCCGATTTGCCCTGTTTGCAGTGGGAAAAAGCAAAATTTATCCCCATCATTTTGTCACTGGTTCCGTTTGGAGAAAAATTCTATGGACAGGTGCCTGTTGTGCCCGTTTTGATGCTGCAAGATTTCATCAGTCAAGTCCCGCTACATGTGGATTCGTTACGACATGTTAACCGCGTCTTTAGCCACCTATGA
- a CDS encoding ABC transporter ATP-binding protein, with the protein MLPQPKPVVCAESLCKAYPMEDTQVAVLKDIKLNVMQGQFVTIYGPSGAGKTTLLNLISGIDKPTSGKLTVFDLELAEQNEDILAQYRCNQVGFVFQAYNLVSTLTVAENIAFPMEWKRTAPTEIQKKVSDLLQTFGMQHRANHFPAQLSGGEQQRVAFARALANDPPLLLADEPTGNLDTKNGQKIIQILQALKAEGKTVIVSTHDPDIMPLADVTFYLEEGKLANPHE; encoded by the coding sequence ATGCTGCCCCAACCCAAACCCGTAGTTTGCGCTGAATCACTTTGCAAAGCTTACCCGATGGAAGACACCCAAGTTGCAGTCCTCAAAGACATAAAACTCAACGTTATGCAAGGTCAATTCGTAACCATTTACGGACCCTCGGGTGCAGGAAAAACTACCCTGCTTAACCTCATCAGCGGAATTGACAAACCCACCAGCGGCAAATTAACAGTTTTTGACCTGGAATTGGCAGAACAAAACGAGGATATCTTGGCGCAGTACCGATGCAACCAAGTCGGCTTTGTCTTTCAAGCATACAACCTGGTTTCAACCCTAACCGTAGCTGAGAACATCGCGTTCCCAATGGAGTGGAAAAGAACCGCCCCCACGGAAATCCAAAAAAAAGTCTCCGACCTCCTGCAAACTTTTGGCATGCAACACCGCGCCAACCATTTTCCCGCGCAACTCAGCGGCGGCGAACAACAACGCGTCGCCTTCGCTAGGGCGCTCGCAAACGACCCCCCACTGCTGTTGGCAGATGAACCCACTGGCAACTTGGATACTAAAAACGGGCAGAAAATCATCCAAATCCTACAAGCGCTTAAGGCGGAGGGGAAAACCGTTATCGTTTCAACTCACGATCCAGACATAATGCCCCTTGCGGATGTAACGTTTTATTTGGAAGAGGGAAAACTGGCGAATCCACATGAGTGA
- a CDS encoding aldehyde dehydrogenase family protein: MVSKFKLFLHGEWVDSQSGETYQRVNPADPDDVLGEFQRGNPEDVKTAIEAAVGAFESWSETPAPKRAHYLLKAAQFLTEQKDVLARCMTREMGKTLQDSNADIQEAIDVAYYAAAQGRLLNGYTVPSEKPDKFAMTLRLPIGIAGVISPWNFPIAIPARKLFYALVCGNTVVLKPSSETPICAVKLVELLEKTGLPKGVVNLVTGPGETVGMSLVRDKRVGVVSFTGHKNTGETIVREAGLKRVNLELGGKNPLIVMDDADLKQAVEGALWGGYETTGQRCTAASRVIVHAKVKEQFERMLLEQIRKLRLGNGLDHKTDVGPLVSKAAQDKVRSYVEVGKAEGAKLLTGGKIPSNMEGWFFEPTLFTDCTGSMRISREEIFGPVVSLLTAKNLEEAIILANFVEYGLSSSIYTNNIKNAFIAINKLQTGLTYVNSSTIGNEVSLPFGGVKQSGNTREDGPEGIREFTELKTAYIDYSGKLQKTFLN; encoded by the coding sequence GTGGTTTCAAAGTTTAAATTATTCCTTCATGGAGAGTGGGTTGATTCTCAGTCTGGCGAGACTTACCAGCGGGTAAACCCCGCCGACCCCGACGATGTTTTGGGAGAGTTTCAGAGAGGCAACCCTGAAGATGTCAAAACAGCTATTGAAGCTGCTGTAGGCGCCTTCGAATCTTGGTCAGAGACGCCTGCACCTAAACGGGCGCACTATTTGCTTAAGGCAGCCCAGTTTCTAACAGAGCAGAAAGATGTTCTTGCCCGATGCATGACCCGTGAAATGGGCAAAACCCTTCAAGATTCAAACGCTGACATCCAAGAAGCCATTGACGTAGCGTATTATGCTGCTGCTCAAGGACGACTTCTCAATGGGTACACTGTGCCCTCTGAGAAGCCCGACAAGTTTGCCATGACCTTAAGGCTTCCAATTGGCATCGCAGGTGTAATTTCTCCATGGAATTTTCCCATTGCAATCCCCGCCCGAAAACTGTTTTATGCGTTGGTTTGTGGCAACACCGTTGTTTTAAAGCCCTCCTCAGAGACGCCTATCTGCGCCGTTAAGCTGGTGGAGTTGCTTGAGAAGACGGGACTTCCCAAAGGCGTAGTAAATCTGGTAACAGGTCCAGGTGAAACTGTGGGCATGTCTCTGGTACGGGACAAGCGAGTGGGCGTTGTGAGCTTTACGGGGCATAAAAACACTGGAGAAACCATTGTGCGCGAGGCAGGGCTTAAGCGGGTAAATCTTGAGCTTGGCGGAAAGAACCCTCTTATCGTTATGGATGATGCAGACCTAAAACAGGCGGTTGAAGGCGCCCTTTGGGGTGGTTATGAAACAACTGGTCAACGCTGTACCGCTGCGTCCAGAGTGATTGTTCACGCAAAAGTCAAGGAGCAATTTGAGCGGATGCTTCTCGAACAAATTCGAAAACTTCGGTTGGGCAACGGATTAGACCACAAGACCGATGTTGGCCCCTTAGTTAGCAAAGCGGCACAAGACAAAGTCCGCAGCTACGTTGAAGTTGGCAAAGCCGAAGGCGCAAAACTGCTCACCGGCGGCAAAATCCCAAGCAACATGGAAGGGTGGTTCTTCGAACCAACGTTATTCACGGACTGCACAGGTAGCATGCGGATTTCCCGAGAAGAAATTTTTGGTCCAGTTGTTTCACTGCTTACTGCAAAGAACTTGGAGGAAGCCATCATTTTAGCTAACTTTGTTGAATACGGGTTGAGCTCCTCAATATACACAAACAACATCAAAAACGCATTTATCGCCATCAATAAGCTGCAAACGGGCTTGACATACGTTAACAGCTCCACCATAGGAAACGAAGTGTCATTGCCTTTTGGCGGGGTTAAACAGTCTGGAAATACTCGTGAAGATGGTCCAGAAGGGATACGCGAATTCACCGAGCTCAAAACCGCCTACATTGACTACTCAGGGAAACTTCAAAAGACTTTTCTCAATTAG
- a CDS encoding nicotinamidase: protein MNKTPELNLGSKDALIITDIQKDFLRGGALHVPDGDQIILVLNDYAKLFKAANATVIASRDWHPQKHMSFREQGGPWPPHCVQETEGASFSPDLKLPEGTTIISKATNPAKEAYSVFDDTGLEEQLKAAGVSRVFIGGLATDYCIVNSVLDATSMGFDVVVLSDAVRGIDVNPGDVNRAFETMRRNGAVLLTLTAFPEPEPLSGAVNPVDVDADKPLTAHYIKKKARMRPRGSYKQVRRERG from the coding sequence TTGAACAAAACTCCTGAGTTAAATTTAGGCAGCAAGGACGCATTGATCATCACCGACATACAGAAAGATTTCCTTCGGGGAGGCGCGTTACACGTTCCTGACGGCGACCAAATCATCCTCGTCCTAAACGACTACGCCAAGCTCTTCAAAGCCGCAAACGCAACCGTTATTGCTTCCCGCGACTGGCACCCCCAAAAACACATGTCTTTTCGCGAGCAGGGTGGTCCGTGGCCTCCGCACTGCGTTCAAGAGACCGAAGGCGCCAGCTTTAGCCCTGACCTCAAACTGCCAGAAGGAACCACAATTATTTCCAAAGCAACAAACCCCGCCAAAGAAGCGTACTCCGTGTTTGATGATACGGGTCTTGAGGAGCAGTTAAAGGCGGCAGGTGTGTCACGGGTTTTCATCGGCGGCTTAGCAACCGATTACTGCATTGTGAATTCCGTGCTTGACGCAACATCAATGGGGTTTGATGTGGTGGTGCTTTCGGATGCGGTCCGTGGCATCGACGTAAACCCTGGGGATGTTAACCGCGCTTTTGAAACCATGCGCCGCAACGGGGCGGTTCTGCTTACATTAACGGCTTTCCCAGAACCTGAACCACTTTCAGGCGCCGTTAACCCTGTTGATGTTGATGCGGATAAGCCTTTGACGGCTCATTACATCAAGAAGAAAGCGCGTATGCGACCGCGGGGTTCTTATAAGCAAGTTCGTCGTGAAAGAGGTTAG